From Pseudochaenichthys georgianus chromosome 11, fPseGeo1.2, whole genome shotgun sequence, a single genomic window includes:
- the LOC117455089 gene encoding tropomyosin alpha-3 chain-like — translation MEAIKKKMLMLKLDKENALDQAEQAEADKKAAEDRSKQHEDEILQMQKKLKGTEDELDKYSEALKDAQEKLEVADKKAADAEAEVASLNRRIQLVEEELDRAQERLATALQKLEEAEKAADESERGMKVIENRAQKDEEKMELQEIQLKEAKHIAEEADRKYEEVARKLVIVEAELERTEERAELAEAKCAELEEELKNVTNNLKSLEAQAEKYSQKEDKYEEEIKILTDKLKEAETRAEFAERSVAKLEKTIDDLEDELYAQKLKYKAISEELDHALNDMTSI, via the exons ATGGAGGCCATCAAGAAGAAGATGCTCATGCTGAAGTTGGACAAGGAGAACGCACTGGACCAGGCCGAGCAAGCTGAAGCAGACAAGAAGGCAGCTGAAGACAGGAGCAAGCAG CATGAAGACGAAATCCTGCAAATGCAGAAGAAGCTAAAGGGGACGGAGGACGAGCTGGATAAATACTCTGAGGCTCTGAAGGACGCTCAGGAGAAGCTGGAGGTTGCCGACAAAAAGGCTGCCGAT GCTGAAGCAGAGGTGGCCTCCCTGAACAGACGCATCCAGCTGGTGGAGGAGGAGCTGGACCGAGCTCAGGAGAGGCTGGCCACCGCTCTGCAGAAGCTGGAGGAGGCGGAGAAGGCTGCAGACGAAAGCGAGAG AGGCATGAAGGTGATTGAGAACAGGGCCCAAAAGGATGAAGAGAAGATGGAGCTTCAGGAGATCCAGCTGAAGGAGGCCAAACACATCGCAGAGGAGGCCGACCGCAAGTATGAGGAG GTGGCTCGTAAGCTGGTGATTGTAGAAGCAGAGCTGGAGCGCACAGAGGAGAGGGCGGAGCTTGCGGAGGC TAAATGTGCTGAGCTGGAGGAGGAACTGAAGAACGTCACCAACAACCTGAAGTCTCTGGAGGCCCAGGCTGAGAAG TACTCTCAAAAGGAGGACAAGTATGAGGAAGAGATCAAGATCCTGACGGACAAGCTGAAAGAG GCTGAGACCAGGGCTGAGTTTGCAGAGAGATCTGTGGCCAAGCTGGAGAAGACTATTGATGATCTGGAAG ATGAGCTGTATGCACAGAAACTCAAGTACAAAGCCATCAGTGAGGAACTGGACCACGCACTCAATGACATGACCTCCAT CTAG